One genomic window of Streptomyces sp. NBC_01276 includes the following:
- the aceB gene encoding malate synthase A, producing MSAPAPSPLAIVDAEPLPRQDEVLTEAALAFVAELHRRFAPRRAELLARRGERRAEIARTSTLDFLPDTAQVREGDWKVAPAPAALNDRRVEITGPTDRKMTINALNSGARVWLADFEDASAPTWENVVLGQLNLIDAYERRIDFTDPRTGKAYALKPADQLATVVMRPRGWHLEERHLSFEGGPASGSLVDFGLYFFHNAQRLIDLGKGPYFYLPKTESHLEARLWNEIFVFAQDYVGIPQGTVRATVLIETITAAYEMEEILFELKDHAAGLNAGRWDYLFSIVKNFRDGGEKFVLPDRNAVTMTAPFMRAYTELLVRTCHKRGAHAIGGMAAFIPSRKDAEVNKVAFEKVKADKDREANDGFDGSWVAHPDLVPIAMASFDAVLGDKPNQKDRLREDVSVAPGELIAIDSLDAKPTYDGLVNAVQVGTRYIEAWLRGLGAVGIFGLMEDAATAEISRSQIWQWINAGVVFENGKTATAELTREIAAEELAKIRAEVGEEAFAAGKWQQAHDLLLQVSLDADYADFLTLPAYDQLIG from the coding sequence ATGTCCGCACCAGCGCCGTCCCCGCTGGCCATCGTCGACGCCGAGCCCCTGCCCCGGCAGGACGAAGTCCTCACCGAAGCGGCCCTCGCCTTCGTGGCCGAGCTCCACCGGCGGTTCGCCCCCCGCCGCGCCGAGCTCCTCGCCCGACGCGGCGAGCGGCGCGCCGAGATCGCCCGGACCTCCACCCTCGACTTCCTCCCGGACACCGCACAGGTCCGCGAGGGAGACTGGAAGGTCGCGCCTGCCCCGGCCGCGCTGAACGACCGCCGCGTGGAGATCACCGGTCCGACGGACCGCAAGATGACCATCAACGCCCTCAACTCGGGCGCCAGGGTCTGGCTCGCCGACTTCGAGGACGCCTCGGCTCCCACCTGGGAGAACGTCGTCCTCGGCCAGCTCAATCTCATCGACGCCTACGAGCGCCGCATCGACTTCACCGACCCGCGCACGGGCAAGGCGTACGCCCTGAAGCCCGCCGACCAGCTCGCCACCGTCGTCATGCGGCCGCGCGGCTGGCACCTGGAGGAGCGCCACCTCAGCTTCGAGGGCGGCCCCGCCTCGGGCTCCCTCGTGGACTTCGGCCTCTACTTCTTCCACAACGCGCAGCGCCTGATCGACCTCGGCAAGGGCCCGTACTTCTACCTGCCGAAGACGGAGTCGCACCTGGAGGCGCGCCTCTGGAACGAGATCTTCGTCTTCGCCCAGGACTACGTCGGCATCCCGCAGGGCACCGTCCGCGCGACCGTCCTCATCGAGACCATCACCGCGGCCTACGAGATGGAAGAGATCCTCTTCGAGCTCAAGGACCACGCGGCGGGCCTCAACGCGGGCCGCTGGGACTACCTGTTCTCGATCGTGAAGAACTTCCGCGACGGCGGCGAGAAGTTCGTCCTGCCGGACCGCAACGCGGTCACCATGACGGCCCCCTTCATGCGCGCCTACACCGAGCTGCTCGTCCGCACCTGCCACAAGCGCGGCGCGCACGCCATCGGCGGCATGGCGGCCTTCATCCCGTCCCGCAAGGACGCCGAGGTCAACAAGGTCGCGTTCGAGAAGGTCAAGGCCGACAAGGACCGCGAGGCGAACGACGGCTTCGACGGCTCCTGGGTCGCCCACCCCGACCTGGTCCCGATCGCGATGGCCTCCTTCGACGCCGTCCTCGGCGACAAGCCGAACCAGAAGGACCGCCTGCGCGAGGACGTCTCGGTGGCCCCGGGCGAGCTGATCGCGATCGACTCCCTCGACGCGAAGCCCACCTACGACGGCCTGGTCAACGCCGTCCAGGTCGGCACCCGTTACATCGAGGCGTGGCTGCGCGGCCTCGGCGCCGTCGGCATCTTCGGCCTCATGGAGGACGCCGCCACCGCCGAGATCTCCCGCTCGCAGATCTGGCAGTGGATCAACGCCGGAGTCGTGTTCGAGAACGGCAAGACGGCCACCGCCGAGCTGACCCGCGAGATCGCCGCCGAGGAACTGGCCAAGATCCGCGCCGAGGTCGGCGAGGAGGCCTTCGCGGCCGGCAAGTGGCAGCAGGCCCACGACCTCCTCCTGCAGGTCTCCCTGGACGCCGACTACGCGGACTTCCTGACCCTCCCCGCATACGACCAGCTGATCGGCTGA
- a CDS encoding GDSL-type esterase/lipase family protein: MPPAPAVPPLSKPRTGVAAQRFLGGSGVADRRSSAVIGFRKAGKDRAAARGRVRRLAGAAMAVPLAAGALLAAGAGTSAASPGTGPTAVVSMGDSYISGEAGRWKGNSLTNSGSRNGTDRAWVSGSSYDPAKVYGTTAMGCDRSDSAEVLSAGAVADVAVNLACSGATSQNVFRASNGGVAFKGEAPQADQLAAVAAAKNVKVIALSIGGNDLGFADIIKDCALDFVLWNSYCYDDQQQVVDQKIDGVVAGIGKSVDEIRAVMRGAGYADSSYRIVLQSYPSPIPRGAENRYTQSDWSRLNTGGCPFWNRDSDWARDSLVPQLSDRIKGVATAKGVQFLDLRDMLQGREVCAKASKLVSSTVPASAKTSEWARWIDNNETQGPIQESMHPNYYGQLAVGRCLALAVAQPANSGSSCKNTAGGDHTGMYLTPAP, encoded by the coding sequence ATGCCACCGGCGCCGGCGGTACCCCCACTTTCCAAGCCACGCACCGGAGTTGCCGCCCAGCGTTTCCTCGGCGGCTCCGGCGTGGCCGACCGCAGGAGTTCCGCAGTGATCGGATTCCGCAAGGCCGGCAAGGACAGGGCCGCCGCCCGCGGCCGCGTGCGACGACTGGCCGGCGCCGCGATGGCCGTACCGCTCGCCGCAGGCGCGCTGCTGGCCGCCGGGGCCGGAACGTCGGCCGCCAGCCCGGGGACCGGGCCCACCGCCGTGGTGTCCATGGGCGACAGCTACATCTCCGGCGAGGCCGGACGCTGGAAGGGCAACAGCCTGACCAACAGCGGGAGCAGGAACGGCACCGACCGGGCGTGGGTCAGCGGCAGTTCCTACGACCCCGCCAAGGTGTACGGCACGACCGCCATGGGGTGCGACCGCTCGGACTCGGCCGAGGTGCTGAGCGCGGGCGCCGTCGCCGACGTGGCCGTCAACCTCGCCTGCTCGGGAGCCACTTCGCAGAACGTGTTCCGCGCCTCCAACGGCGGCGTGGCCTTCAAGGGCGAGGCCCCGCAGGCCGACCAGCTCGCGGCCGTGGCCGCGGCCAAGAACGTGAAGGTCATCGCCCTGTCCATCGGCGGCAACGACCTCGGCTTCGCCGACATCATCAAGGACTGCGCGCTCGACTTCGTCCTCTGGAACTCGTACTGCTACGACGACCAGCAGCAGGTCGTCGACCAGAAGATCGACGGGGTGGTCGCGGGCATCGGCAAGTCCGTCGACGAGATCCGCGCCGTGATGCGCGGGGCCGGCTACGCGGACTCCTCGTACCGGATCGTGCTGCAGTCGTACCCGTCGCCGATCCCCCGGGGCGCGGAGAACCGGTACACCCAGAGCGACTGGAGCCGGCTCAACACCGGTGGCTGTCCCTTCTGGAACCGTGACTCGGACTGGGCGCGCGACTCGCTCGTACCGCAGCTCTCGGACCGCATCAAGGGCGTCGCGACGGCCAAGGGCGTCCAGTTCCTCGACCTGCGCGACATGCTCCAGGGGCGCGAGGTGTGCGCGAAGGCCAGCAAGCTGGTCAGCTCGACCGTCCCCGCCTCGGCGAAGACGAGCGAGTGGGCGCGCTGGATCGACAACAACGAGACCCAGGGGCCGATCCAGGAGTCCATGCACCCGAACTACTACGGCCAGCTGGCCGTCGGGCGCTGCCTGGCCCTGGCCGTGGCCCAGCCCGCGAACTCCGGTTCGAGCTGCAAGAACACCGCCGGGGGCGACCACACCGGGATGTACCTGACACCGGCCCCGTAA
- a CDS encoding saccharopine dehydrogenase gives MSQLPQLWMRSETRPTERRAPLTPEDAARLVRQGVRITVEESGHRVFPLDAYAAAGCATAPAGSWAGSAPRSAYVLGLKELPPTPERLHHRHVYFGHAYKGQAQGPELLRRFAAGGGTLFDLEYLADAQGRRLAAFGYWAGYAGAALAALHARGRLTAPLAPLPRAELDARLRRAREGRPLRALVTGAGGRSGRGARDALITAGIRPTLWDRAATRDLDRAALLGHDILVHAVLTTRPAPPFLTAADLDASAGTRRLSVIADITCDTGSPLHLLPVYDRLTDWTAPARRLPGGTPALDVIAIDNLPSLLPAEAARAFSADLLPKLLALHAPSPDPDWLRCRAAFATALAALPSGPRRAA, from the coding sequence ATGTCGCAGCTCCCCCAGCTCTGGATGCGCAGCGAGACCCGACCCACCGAGCGCCGCGCACCGCTGACCCCCGAGGACGCCGCGCGGCTCGTCCGGCAGGGCGTACGGATCACGGTGGAGGAGTCCGGCCACCGGGTCTTCCCGCTCGACGCCTACGCGGCCGCCGGCTGCGCCACCGCCCCGGCCGGGTCCTGGGCGGGGTCCGCGCCCCGGTCGGCGTACGTCCTCGGTCTCAAGGAACTCCCGCCCACACCCGAGCGGCTGCACCACCGGCACGTGTACTTCGGGCACGCCTACAAGGGGCAGGCGCAGGGCCCCGAGCTGCTGAGGCGCTTCGCGGCCGGCGGCGGGACCCTGTTCGACCTGGAGTACCTCGCCGACGCGCAGGGCCGCAGGCTGGCCGCCTTCGGCTACTGGGCCGGGTACGCGGGCGCCGCCCTGGCCGCACTGCACGCGCGCGGCCGGCTCACCGCTCCGCTGGCCCCGCTGCCCCGCGCCGAACTCGACGCGCGGCTGCGCCGGGCCCGCGAGGGCCGGCCGTTACGGGCCCTGGTGACCGGCGCGGGCGGCCGCAGCGGACGCGGGGCCCGCGACGCCCTGATCACCGCCGGGATCCGGCCCACGCTCTGGGACCGGGCCGCGACCCGCGATCTGGACCGGGCCGCGCTGCTCGGCCACGACATCCTGGTCCACGCGGTCCTCACCACCCGCCCGGCGCCGCCCTTCCTCACCGCGGCCGACCTCGACGCCTCCGCCGGGACCCGCCGGCTCTCGGTGATCGCCGACATCACCTGTGACACCGGATCCCCGCTCCACCTGCTGCCCGTCTACGACCGCCTCACCGACTGGACGGCCCCCGCCCGCCGGCTGCCCGGCGGCACCCCCGCGCTGGACGTCATCGCCATCGACAACCTGCCCTCGCTGCTCCCGGCGGAGGCGGCCCGCGCCTTCTCGGCGGACCTCCTGCCCAAGCTCCTCGCGCTGCACGCGCCGTCCCCGGACCCGGACTGGCTCCGCTGCCGCGCGGCCTTCGCCACGGCCCTGGCCGCCCTCCCGAGCGGCCCGCGGCGCGCGGCGTAG
- a CDS encoding Lrp/AsnC family transcriptional regulator, translating to MNSAVSAIDDTDRALVHALQLAPRASWERLAPVLGARPDTLARRWDRMTAAGEAWITGLGLRTGTQAPCMAWVEVTCAPGASPTVGSCLVADPHTMGVEHTTGGRDLLLFVAVPDLHTLYRYLQFRVQRIPGVSGTRSSMVTAVHTAPDRWRLDQLTPAQTDRLTGRTRRTAAPVSASAPGPAVMLEEDRTLMLALASDARRSVASLARESGMSESTVRRRLGRLEARQGLRYSCAMASGLSGWPVSATLWAEVPEHEVADCAAVASGLRETRTCMSVSGPWNFMISARLRTVEELSRYTADLSRRLPGLRITDTAVALCVRKSEAQELDQVGRRVRTVLPDIWRDPVPDSGPVHGRGTPRGGAHGGQGSP from the coding sequence ATGAACTCCGCCGTTTCCGCCATCGACGACACCGACCGGGCGCTGGTCCACGCGCTCCAGCTGGCACCCCGTGCGAGCTGGGAGCGGCTGGCACCGGTGCTCGGCGCCCGGCCGGACACCCTCGCGCGCCGCTGGGACCGGATGACCGCCGCCGGGGAGGCCTGGATCACGGGCCTGGGGCTGCGGACGGGCACCCAGGCCCCCTGCATGGCGTGGGTGGAGGTGACCTGCGCGCCCGGCGCCTCCCCCACGGTCGGCTCCTGCCTGGTGGCGGACCCCCACACCATGGGTGTGGAGCACACCACGGGCGGCCGCGACCTGCTGCTCTTCGTCGCCGTGCCCGACCTGCACACGCTGTACCGCTACCTGCAGTTCCGCGTGCAGCGGATCCCCGGGGTGAGCGGCACCCGCTCCTCGATGGTCACCGCGGTGCACACCGCCCCCGACCGCTGGCGCCTGGACCAGCTGACGCCGGCCCAGACCGACCGGCTGACGGGGCGCACCCGCCGGACTGCCGCCCCGGTCTCCGCCTCGGCGCCGGGGCCGGCGGTCATGCTGGAGGAGGACCGGACCCTCATGCTGGCACTGGCTTCGGACGCGCGCCGCAGCGTGGCCTCGCTGGCCCGGGAGTCGGGGATGAGCGAGTCGACGGTACGGCGCCGGCTGGGACGGCTGGAAGCGCGGCAGGGCCTGCGCTACAGCTGCGCGATGGCCTCGGGGCTGTCCGGCTGGCCGGTGTCGGCGACGCTGTGGGCGGAGGTGCCGGAGCACGAGGTCGCCGACTGCGCGGCGGTGGCCTCGGGGCTGCGCGAGACCCGGACCTGCATGTCCGTCAGCGGCCCCTGGAACTTCATGATCAGCGCCCGGCTGCGCACCGTCGAGGAGCTGTCCCGCTACACCGCCGACCTGTCGCGGCGGCTGCCGGGGCTGCGCATCACCGACACGGCGGTGGCGCTGTGCGTGCGCAAGTCGGAGGCGCAGGAACTGGACCAGGTGGGCCGCAGGGTACGGACCGTGCTGCCGGACATCTGGCGCGACCCGGTGCCGGACTCCGGCCCCGTGCACGGGCGGGGCACCCCGCGGGGCGGGGCCCACGGCGGTCAGGGCTCTCCGTAG
- a CDS encoding TetR/AcrR family transcriptional regulator gives MEHEKGAGPATGSLRERKKRETRQRISDVATTLFAARGFDHVTVAEVAKAAQVSTMTVFNHFPRKEDLFLDRIPEAVELFSDAVRDRPDGTPPLTGLRELLLRLLDQGHPLAGVGDTFPHFWRIVLGSPALRARAREGVEELEDALAEAIGGPGARLTAALTVAAYRTVYVTTAGRLLAGERAADIAEDHRARVNAAFDALERALPPGA, from the coding sequence ATGGAACACGAGAAGGGCGCGGGTCCGGCGACGGGCTCGCTGCGCGAACGCAAGAAGCGCGAGACCCGGCAGCGGATCTCCGACGTGGCGACGACGCTGTTCGCGGCGCGCGGTTTCGACCACGTGACCGTGGCCGAGGTCGCCAAGGCCGCGCAGGTCTCGACGATGACGGTGTTCAACCACTTCCCGCGCAAGGAGGACCTCTTCCTCGACCGGATCCCCGAAGCCGTCGAGCTGTTCTCGGACGCGGTGCGCGACCGTCCGGACGGCACGCCCCCGCTGACCGGCCTGCGGGAGCTGCTGCTCAGGCTCCTCGACCAGGGCCACCCGCTGGCGGGCGTCGGCGACACCTTCCCGCACTTCTGGCGGATCGTCCTCGGCTCACCGGCGCTGCGGGCACGGGCGCGCGAGGGCGTCGAGGAGCTGGAGGACGCGCTGGCCGAGGCGATCGGCGGCCCCGGGGCCCGGCTGACGGCGGCCCTGACCGTGGCCGCGTACCGGACCGTCTACGTCACCACGGCCGGGCGGCTGCTCGCCGGGGAACGCGCGGCGGACATCGCCGAGGACCACCGCGCACGGGTCAACGCCGCCTTCGACGCGCTGGAGCGGGCCCTGCCCCCGGGGGCTTGA
- a CDS encoding FAD-dependent oxidoreductase: protein MDSDFGTDAHTAPASEAGTDTDVVVAGGGPVGLMLACELRLGGARVVLVERRTDVDPTIKAGAINTPTAEAFHRRGMLPALAEVQQRALEQFRTFMRDRPGGSQDARPPRTPPRFAAHFGGIMLDGTFLDEADPDFAHAGPASEVGFVPQQDIERVLAERAARLGVELLRGVELTGFDAEDEGVEVRAAPVGGGPDRKIRAGWLVGCDGGRSTVRRLAGFAFPGTDPQITGHQAVVSMTGAEALKTGWHHTDTGTYVHGPVPGRILTVEFDGPPADRDAPVTAEELQKSLRHVTGSADVTVTDVHTATRFTDNARQASDYRSGRVLLAGDAAHVHSPFGGQGLNLGIGDAVNLGWKLAAVVRGRAPEGLLDSYTAERHPIGAWVLQWTRAQIALMRPEPASRALRDVVGELTATVTGTTYFVKKISGVWQRYELPGGHPLVGRSAPDLELADGRRLADLMHDGRALLLDLSEDAGFGAVADGYGDRVRVVTAAGPAGPAPAALLVRPDGCTAWAEDADGDRADALRGLAESLTRWFGSPGPAGA, encoded by the coding sequence ATGGACTCGGACTTCGGCACAGACGCACACACGGCCCCCGCCTCGGAAGCGGGCACGGACACGGACGTGGTGGTGGCCGGCGGCGGCCCCGTCGGGCTCATGCTCGCCTGCGAACTCCGGCTCGGCGGGGCCCGCGTGGTCCTCGTGGAGCGCCGCACCGACGTGGACCCGACCATCAAGGCGGGGGCGATCAACACGCCCACCGCCGAGGCCTTCCACCGGCGCGGGATGCTGCCCGCGCTCGCCGAGGTGCAGCAGCGCGCCCTCGAACAGTTCCGGACCTTCATGCGCGACCGGCCGGGAGGCTCCCAGGACGCCCGGCCCCCTCGTACGCCGCCCCGGTTCGCCGCCCACTTCGGCGGGATCATGCTGGACGGCACCTTCCTGGACGAGGCCGACCCCGACTTCGCACACGCCGGTCCGGCCTCCGAGGTGGGCTTCGTACCGCAGCAGGACATCGAGCGGGTGCTCGCCGAACGCGCCGCGCGGCTCGGCGTCGAGCTGCTCCGGGGCGTGGAACTGACGGGCTTCGACGCCGAGGACGAGGGGGTCGAGGTCCGCGCGGCCCCGGTGGGCGGCGGCCCGGACCGGAAGATACGGGCGGGCTGGCTGGTCGGCTGTGACGGCGGCCGCAGTACGGTGCGCAGGCTCGCGGGCTTCGCCTTCCCCGGAACGGATCCGCAGATCACCGGCCACCAGGCCGTCGTCAGCATGACCGGGGCCGAGGCCCTGAAGACCGGCTGGCACCACACCGACACCGGGACGTACGTCCACGGCCCCGTCCCCGGCCGCATCCTCACGGTCGAGTTCGACGGACCGCCCGCCGACCGCGACGCGCCCGTCACCGCCGAGGAGCTGCAGAAGAGCCTGCGGCACGTCACCGGCTCGGCCGACGTCACGGTCACCGATGTGCACACCGCCACCCGCTTCACCGACAACGCCCGCCAGGCTTCGGACTACCGTTCGGGCCGCGTACTGCTCGCGGGGGACGCGGCGCACGTCCACTCGCCGTTCGGCGGACAGGGGCTGAACCTCGGCATCGGGGACGCGGTGAACCTGGGCTGGAAGCTCGCCGCGGTGGTCCGGGGCCGGGCTCCCGAAGGACTCCTCGACTCGTACACCGCCGAACGGCACCCGATCGGGGCCTGGGTGCTCCAGTGGACCAGGGCGCAGATCGCCCTGATGCGGCCGGAGCCCGCGTCCCGGGCCCTGCGCGACGTGGTCGGCGAGCTGACCGCGACCGTGACCGGCACCACCTACTTCGTCAAGAAGATCTCCGGGGTGTGGCAGCGCTACGAACTGCCCGGCGGTCACCCTCTGGTGGGCCGCAGCGCCCCCGACCTCGAACTGGCCGACGGGCGCCGGCTCGCGGACCTGATGCACGACGGGCGGGCCCTGCTCCTGGACCTCTCGGAGGACGCGGGCTTCGGGGCCGTGGCCGACGGGTACGGGGACCGGGTGCGGGTGGTCACCGCCGCCGGCCCCGCCGGACCGGCGCCGGCCGCGCTGCTCGTGCGCCCCGACGGGTGCACCGCCTGGGCGGAGGACGCCGACGGCGACCGGGCGGACGCGCTGCGCGGACTCGCCGAGTCCCTGACCAGGTGGTTCGGATCCCCCGGACCCGCCGGAGCCTGA
- a CDS encoding nucleobase:cation symporter-2 family protein, protein MAATPRFRKDAVAVPEETHPVDETLPPLKMFTSGLQHVAAMYAGVVAPPMIVGPAVGLSATETAFLMGASLFTAGLATLLQTLGFWKIGAKLPFVNGVSFAGVTPMIAIGKGEGADAIPVIFGAIIVAGLVGFLAAPYFGKLVRFFPPVVTGTVITLIGVSLLPVAFNWSQGGNRTATDYGSMKNIGMAALTLAIVLVMRKFLRGFLQQISILLGLVAGTVIALPLGMTSFDAVKNADVIGFPTPFHFGAPQFQVAAIISMCIVMLVCMTESTADILALGKIVGRPADAKTIEGGLRADTLGSALSPLFNGFMCSAFAQNIGLVAMTKVRSRFVVAAGGGILILLGLCPMAASVIGVVPLPVLGGAGIVLFGSVAASGIQTLAGAAMEKGENALIVAASVGIGLIPIAAPGFYHHFPKDLLVVLDSGISTGCVVAIVLNLAFNHLGAKKDAAAEASAEPAFVH, encoded by the coding sequence GTGGCCGCAACGCCCAGGTTTCGCAAAGACGCAGTCGCAGTACCGGAGGAGACGCACCCGGTCGACGAGACCCTGCCTCCGCTGAAGATGTTCACGAGCGGGCTCCAGCACGTGGCCGCCATGTACGCGGGCGTCGTCGCTCCGCCCATGATCGTCGGCCCCGCCGTCGGACTCTCCGCCACCGAGACCGCCTTCCTGATGGGCGCCTCGCTCTTCACCGCAGGGCTCGCCACCCTCCTCCAGACCCTCGGGTTCTGGAAGATCGGCGCCAAACTCCCCTTCGTCAACGGTGTCTCCTTCGCCGGAGTGACCCCGATGATCGCGATAGGCAAGGGTGAGGGCGCCGACGCCATCCCCGTGATCTTCGGCGCGATCATCGTCGCCGGACTGGTCGGCTTCCTCGCCGCCCCCTACTTCGGCAAGCTCGTCCGCTTCTTCCCGCCCGTGGTCACCGGCACCGTCATCACCCTGATCGGCGTCTCACTGCTCCCCGTGGCGTTCAACTGGTCCCAGGGCGGCAACCGCACGGCGACCGACTACGGCTCGATGAAGAACATCGGCATGGCCGCCCTCACGCTGGCGATCGTCCTCGTGATGCGCAAGTTCCTGCGCGGCTTCCTGCAGCAGATCTCCATCCTGCTCGGCCTCGTCGCGGGCACCGTCATCGCCCTGCCGCTGGGCATGACCAGCTTCGACGCCGTCAAGAACGCGGACGTCATCGGCTTCCCCACCCCCTTCCACTTCGGGGCCCCGCAGTTCCAGGTGGCCGCGATCATCTCGATGTGCATCGTCATGCTCGTCTGCATGACCGAGTCGACCGCCGACATCCTCGCCCTCGGCAAGATCGTCGGACGTCCGGCGGACGCGAAGACCATCGAGGGCGGCCTGCGTGCCGACACCCTCGGCAGTGCCCTCAGCCCGCTGTTCAACGGCTTCATGTGCAGCGCCTTCGCCCAGAACATCGGCCTGGTCGCGATGACCAAGGTGCGCAGCCGGTTCGTGGTCGCCGCCGGCGGCGGCATCCTGATCCTGCTGGGCCTGTGTCCGATGGCCGCCTCCGTCATCGGGGTCGTCCCGCTGCCCGTCCTCGGCGGCGCCGGCATCGTGCTCTTCGGCTCGGTCGCGGCCAGCGGGATCCAGACCCTGGCGGGCGCGGCCATGGAGAAGGGCGAGAACGCCCTGATCGTCGCCGCCTCGGTCGGCATCGGCCTGATCCCGATCGCCGCCCCCGGCTTCTACCACCACTTCCCGAAGGACCTGCTCGTCGTCCTCGACTCCGGCATCAGCACGGGCTGCGTGGTCGCGATCGTCCTCAACCTGGCCTTCAACCACCTCGGCGCCAAGAAGGACGCCGCGGCGGAGGCCTCCGCGGAGCCGGCCTTCGTGCACTGA
- a CDS encoding 8-oxoguanine deaminase: MAAPAAQDSAVERIVIENCAIATVDANDTEYASGHVVVAGNRIEFIGAGKAPGNLDNVVRRIDGTGHLVTPGLVNTHHHFYQWITRGLATDHNLFNWLVSLYPTWARIDEQMTYTAAQGSLAAMAKGGVTTAMDHHYVFPKGSGDLSGSIIRAASEMGVRFTLARGSMDRSEKDGGLPPDHAVETLEGALADTEATVRKYHDASFDSMTQVAVAPCSPFSVSTELLRQGAELARRLGVRLHTHGSETVEEEQFCKELFGMGPTDYFESTGWLGEDVWMAHSVHMNDSDIAAFARTKTGVAHCPSSNARLAAGIARVPDMLAAGVPVGLGVDGTASNESGELHTELRNALLINRLNPVHRERALNARQALRLGTYGGAQVLGRADNIGSLEVGKLADLVLWNMNTFLHSSIADPVTALVFGAAAPVTASFVNGKQIVDNNRLLFADEDAIAVSTREEAQRLARISAQA; the protein is encoded by the coding sequence ATGGCAGCACCCGCAGCCCAGGACAGCGCCGTCGAGCGCATCGTCATCGAAAACTGTGCGATCGCCACGGTCGACGCGAACGACACCGAGTACGCCTCGGGCCACGTGGTGGTCGCGGGCAACAGGATCGAGTTCATCGGTGCGGGCAAGGCCCCCGGGAACCTCGACAACGTCGTCCGCCGCATCGACGGCACCGGCCACCTCGTGACACCCGGCCTCGTCAACACGCACCACCACTTCTACCAGTGGATCACGCGTGGCCTGGCCACCGACCACAACCTCTTCAACTGGCTCGTCTCGCTGTACCCGACCTGGGCGCGCATCGACGAGCAGATGACGTACACGGCCGCGCAGGGCTCCCTCGCCGCGATGGCCAAGGGCGGTGTGACCACCGCGATGGACCACCACTACGTCTTCCCCAAGGGCTCCGGCGACCTGTCCGGCTCCATCATCCGCGCCGCGTCCGAGATGGGTGTCCGCTTCACCCTCGCCCGCGGCTCGATGGACCGCAGCGAGAAGGACGGCGGCCTGCCGCCGGACCACGCCGTCGAGACCCTCGAAGGCGCGCTCGCCGACACCGAGGCGACCGTCAGGAAGTACCACGACGCCTCCTTCGACTCGATGACCCAGGTCGCCGTCGCCCCCTGTTCCCCCTTCTCGGTCTCCACCGAGCTGCTGAGGCAGGGCGCCGAGCTGGCCCGCCGCCTGGGTGTGCGCCTGCACACGCACGGCTCGGAGACCGTCGAGGAAGAGCAGTTCTGCAAGGAACTGTTCGGCATGGGCCCGACCGACTACTTCGAGTCGACCGGCTGGCTCGGCGAGGACGTGTGGATGGCGCACAGCGTCCACATGAACGACTCCGACATCGCCGCGTTCGCCCGCACCAAGACCGGTGTCGCGCACTGCCCGTCCTCCAACGCCCGTCTGGCCGCCGGCATCGCCCGCGTCCCGGACATGCTGGCCGCCGGCGTACCGGTGGGCCTCGGCGTGGACGGCACCGCCTCCAACGAGTCCGGTGAGCTGCACACCGAGCTGCGCAACGCGCTGCTGATCAACCGTCTGAACCCGGTCCACCGCGAGCGCGCGCTCAACGCGCGCCAGGCGCTGCGCCTGGGCACCTACGGTGGCGCCCAGGTCCTCGGCCGCGCGGACAACATCGGTTCGCTGGAGGTCGGCAAGCTCGCCGACCTGGTCCTGTGGAACATGAACACCTTCCTGCACTCCTCCATCGCCGACCCGGTCACCGCCCTGGTCTTCGGCGCGGCGGCTCCGGTGACGGCCTCGTTCGTCAACGGCAAGCAGATCGTCGACAACAACCGACTGCTCTTCGCCGACGAGGACGCGATCGCCGTGTCCACCCGGGAAGAGGCCCAGCGCCTCGCGCGGATCTCCGCGCAGGCCTGA